TAAGCTCTTTGCCCGATCTTCACCTCACGCATGTTTTTTTCGGGCACGTAAACCACCGCAATAACCTGCGAATTATCGACCACGGAAAATAATTTATCGGTGGGCTGGATTCTTTCGCCGATCTTGGTAAGACGCTGACCAACCCGCCCGGTAATCGGAGAACGCACTTTGGTGAAATCCAGTTGAAGCTTGGCCTGCTTCCAGGCGATCTCGGTAGCTTCCAGAGCGTAACGCGCTTTTTCAAACTCTTCCTGACTCAAAAGATTTTTTTCGAACATGGCCTTTAAACGGTCAAAATTGCGTTTTTGCTGTTCATATTCCACACGCGCTTTTTGTTCAGATAGTTCATATTCGCGCGCTTCCAGCTCCAGCATCACCTCGCCTTTTTCCACATATTGGCCTTCTTCTTTGTAGATTTTTTCTACGATGCCCTGAATCCGGCTGTAAACGTCGGCCATCACTTCGGTTTCCAGGTTGGAGCTGATGAGCAGGTACTTGGCAATATCGCCGCGCAAAACGGGCATAACTTCCACCGGCACGCGCTCCACATTTTTTGCAGGGTCGTTCATGTTCACACCGGCTCTGGCGCTGGAATCATTACGCTGATTTTGAGCATTTATCCGGTCTTTATTGCCCTGTCTCCCGCAAGCCGCCAGTATCAACAGACTTAAGCCCAATAACAGAATCAAAGTAATAGAGCGTTTCATATTTTCCCCTGTGTTTTAATTTCAGATAGCGTTTATTTGATTTAAAATTTTATTTTCCATACGATAAAATCCTGGCCCATGTTTCAATTTTAAAAAAATAATCAAGAATTACAATTAAAAAGTGAAATAGCTAACAGAAACGCACCTAATTTAATAAACACGGGTATTTAAGAAGGCGCTGCCTGTTTTGGAAACAATGTACGCGTTTAACGAAAAGTGTCAAAACAAAGTTGGATAATTGAAGACAAAACGGCTGGAGGAAAATCCTTTATTAGAAAGATTGGAAAATTTTTGCTAAATTGCTTAAAATCGATACTCAATTAAACTTAAAAGTTATGGAAATGCGACATTCAATTCCTAATCAACTGACAATATTCCGGATTCTACTGACGCCCGTTTTTGTTTTCTTTTTTCTCAAAGGCGGGACTTCCAATATTCGCATTGCCAGCATTATTTATTTGATAGCCTCCATAACCGATTGGTACGACGGTTACATTGCCCGTCGATTACATATGATCACGCGGCTCGGCCAGTTTATGGATCCGCTGGCCGATAAAATTCTGGTCTCTGCCGCGCTGGCCGTTTTCGCCCACGAAAACTATCTGGAATGGTGGGCAGTGATTTTGATCATAACCCGCGATTTTTTAATCACTGGCCTGCGCCTTTTTGCCCTTTACATCGGTAAGCCGATTATCACCTCCGTTATTGCCAAGTGGAAAACCTTTTTGCAAATGTTTTTTATCTTTGCTCTGTTGATTTACCTGAATATTCCCGGCGTACCGGAAATCCGGCTGGACAGGGTGTCCAACCCCTATTTGATCTGGACGACGCTCAGCATGTACCTGATTGTCGTTCTTACCATTGTTAGCGGCGTGCACTATTTGATCGTCAATCGTTCACACGCTATGGAGCTCTTTAAACGAACGTTTTATTTGTTGACTAAACCGTTCCAAAGCAAGGGAGATTAAGTGAAAAAGGGATTGATCTACGTGATAGGCGCCGGCCTGGGAACCGGTTATGCGCCGGTCGCCCCCGGTACTGCAGGCAGCCTTTTAGCCGTTCTTTTGTTTTTCCTCTGGCCTCAGGCTTCGTTCTTCTGGTTAATGATGGCCATCGTCTTCTTTTTGATTGGCGTGCCGGTATCAACGGCTATCGAAAAAGAACACGGACAGGACCCTTCGCTGGTGGTGATAGACGAAGTAGTGGGCCAATGGCTGGCTTTAATCTTTTTGCCGATTTTTAACTGGAAAATTGCCCTGGCCGCCTTTTTACTCTTTCGTCTGTTCGATATCTGGAAGCCCTTTCCCATCAACCGTTCGCAATCATTAAAAGCCGGCTGGGGCATCATGGTCGATGATGTTTTAGCCGGTATTTACGCCAACATCGTTTTGCAAATTGTTTTACGGAGCGGATTGCTGCGATGAAAGCCATTAAAGCCGAAATTCTTTCCATCGGAAACGAGCTTTTAGCGGGCATTACCATTAATACCAACGCTGCTTACATCGCAAAACAGTTGCATTCCATCGGCATTGAAGTGCAGCGGATTACCGTAATTCCCGACCAGACAGAAGAAATTTTACAGGCCTTAGCAGGCGCTCAACAACGCGCACAGGTGGTTATTTGCACCGGCGGTCTGGGCCCCACGCCGGATGACATCACCAAACAGGCTTTGTGTCGTTTTTTTGACGTACCGCTGGAATTTGAGCCCACCGTTTTCGAAGACGTTCAACGTTTTCTCAATCACCGACGCATCTCTTTAAATCAGGCAAACCGCGAGCAGGCTGTCATTCCTAAATGCGACCTTGTTTTGCACAACCATCGCGGAACGGCGCCTGGCCTGTACTTCAAACGCCATAATACGCACTTTTTCTTTTTGCCCGGCGTACCCGGCGAGGTGCGCCATCTGATGCAAAAAGACGTGCTGGCCCTGCTGGCCGAGTTTTACCGCCTTAAACCCATTACCACACGCCTTTTAAGGACCACCGGCATTCCGGAATCGCGATTGATTGACAAAATCGGCGATCTGCTGGAGCAATACCGCCAATTCCGGCTGGCCTTTCTGCCCCGTTTTCGCGGGGTTGATTTGCGCTTTACCCTGCCGCAGGACGCTGAACAGGAACGCAAAACTTTCGAAGAGTTTGTGGCCAGCGTTAAAAACCGCCTGCAAAAATACATCTTTACGGAAGAGGAAAAAGAACTGGAAGAAGCGCTGGGCGAAATTTTAAAAGGAAAAGGCCTCACACTTTCCGTAGCAGAGAGTTTTACCGGCGGCCTGCTCGGCGATTTAATCACCAACGTTCCTGGCAGCTCCGCCTACTTTCTGGGCGGCGCCGTCACTTACAGCAACGCCAGCAAAATGCAGTTACTGGGCGTTAAACAACAAACCCTTCAAACCTTTGGGGCGGTCAGCCAGGAAACCGTTTTAGAAATGGCGCGCGGCGTACAGAATCTTTTTAAAAGCGACTGCGCCATCGCCACAACCGGCATTGCCGGCCCCGGCGGCGCAACCGCCCAAAAACCGGTCGGTTTATGCTACATTGCCGCTCGTTTTAAAGATAAAGAACGCGTCAAAAAATTTCAGTTTGGCGCCGATCGCATCATGAACAAACAACGGGGCGCCATCGCCGGACTGGAGCTGCTACGCCGTTTGATTTTGAACATTGAATGAGCGTTGGCGCTGAAAGCCTTAAAAAAAGAAACTATAAAACCGATAAACAACAGGGCAAAATCATGGAAACCATTCGCAGTTTTGTGGCCATCGAATTACCAGCGGATTTAAAAAAACAAATCGATCAATATCAACGGCAATTAAAACCGCTGTGTCGGCACACGCGCTGGGTAAACAGCAAAGGGCTGCATATTACGCTCAAGTTTTTAGGCGAACAGGAGCCGGACTTGATTGACCGCGTACAGCAGAATCTGTTTCATGTGCAGGGCGCGGTAAAGCCCTTTCGGCTCACCGTTAAAAATTTCGGCGCCTTTCCGGGCAAACGCAGCCCGCGCGTCCTGTGGCTGGGCGTTGTCAGCCAGCCGCTCGAAGCGGTTCACGATTTGTTTCAATTCATCGAAGAGAATTTACACGGCCTGGGTTTTGTTAAAGAAAAAAGACGTTTTTCGCCTCACCTGACACTGGCGCGCGTTAAACAGCCCGGGCGTTTTGATCCCCTGTGGGAATACGTACAAAAACACCCCTTTGAACCTTACACTTTTGAAGTAAACAAAATCGTTTTAATGCGCAGCATCTTAAAACCGCAGGGCGCCGAATACCGTCCCATTGCCACGTATTCTCTGCGCTAAGACGGCATTTGGTAAATGCGTAACGCGTGACGGGTAAAGGGTAAGAGTTTAGCAGTTTAGCGGTTTAGGCGTTTTTGTAGGGGCGAAGCCGTCGGCGTCGGCGTCATTTCGAGCATCCCTCCCCTGCAGAAGACGAAAAATCTTTTTCCTCCTTCACCGCTCCCTGAGCGCATTCGAATGGAGCGGAGCCGATGAAAGTTCCTTCACAATCAACGGTTGCTTCGACTACGCTCAGCAACCGTATTCCCGCTCCCTGAGCGTAGTCGAAGGGAGCGGTTTGTCCCCCGGTGACGGAGTAGTCCCGCCTCTGTTAAAAGGCCCAATCAAGATTGTAAAAAAATGAATTCTCTTTTTTAAAACCCTTTTTATTTTGCCTTTCTGTGGCTATATTTAGGGGTGTCATTAAACTACATTTTTTGAGGAGATAGAACCGTTTATGGACAATAATCAGGAAAAGGCAAAAGCCATAGAAATTGCCGTTTCGCAAATTGAGCGCAATTTCGGTAAGGGCGCCATCATGCGCCTGGGTGACCGCGTAAAAATTGATGTGGACGTTATCCCCACCGGTTCGGTTTCGCTGGACGCCGCCCTGGGCATTGGCGGGGTGCCGCGGGGACGCATCACCGAAATTTACGGGCCGGAATCTTCCGGAAAAACCACCCTGGCGCTGCACATCATTGCCGAGGC
This sequence is a window from Caldithrix abyssi DSM 13497. Protein-coding genes within it:
- a CDS encoding phosphatidylglycerophosphatase A, with translation MKKGLIYVIGAGLGTGYAPVAPGTAGSLLAVLLFFLWPQASFFWLMMAIVFFLIGVPVSTAIEKEHGQDPSLVVIDEVVGQWLALIFLPIFNWKIALAAFLLFRLFDIWKPFPINRSQSLKAGWGIMVDDVLAGIYANIVLQIVLRSGLLR
- the pgsA gene encoding CDP-diacylglycerol--glycerol-3-phosphate 3-phosphatidyltransferase; amino-acid sequence: MRHSIPNQLTIFRILLTPVFVFFFLKGGTSNIRIASIIYLIASITDWYDGYIARRLHMITRLGQFMDPLADKILVSAALAVFAHENYLEWWAVILIITRDFLITGLRLFALYIGKPIITSVIAKWKTFLQMFFIFALLIYLNIPGVPEIRLDRVSNPYLIWTTLSMYLIVVLTIVSGVHYLIVNRSHAMELFKRTFYLLTKPFQSKGD
- the thpR gene encoding RNA 2',3'-cyclic phosphodiesterase; its protein translation is METIRSFVAIELPADLKKQIDQYQRQLKPLCRHTRWVNSKGLHITLKFLGEQEPDLIDRVQQNLFHVQGAVKPFRLTVKNFGAFPGKRSPRVLWLGVVSQPLEAVHDLFQFIEENLHGLGFVKEKRRFSPHLTLARVKQPGRFDPLWEYVQKHPFEPYTFEVNKIVLMRSILKPQGAEYRPIATYSLR
- a CDS encoding efflux RND transporter periplasmic adaptor subunit, which codes for MKRSITLILLLGLSLLILAACGRQGNKDRINAQNQRNDSSARAGVNMNDPAKNVERVPVEVMPVLRGDIAKYLLISSNLETEVMADVYSRIQGIVEKIYKEEGQYVEKGEVMLELEAREYELSEQKARVEYEQQKRNFDRLKAMFEKNLLSQEEFEKARYALEATEIAWKQAKLQLDFTKVRSPITGRVGQRLTKIGERIQPTDKLFSVVDNSQVIAVVYVPEKNMREVKIGQRAYITSDHFAGQRFEGWVKRLSPVVDPSSGTFKVTVGVRNRSSILRPGMFVNVHIILDTHKDVVLVPKTAIVYENENMYAYVVRDSIAHRVKIQPGYEDNEKVEVLKDIEEGEMIIVVGQAGMKDQTPVRIVNVRENVLVSKH
- a CDS encoding competence/damage-inducible protein A; this translates as MKAIKAEILSIGNELLAGITINTNAAYIAKQLHSIGIEVQRITVIPDQTEEILQALAGAQQRAQVVICTGGLGPTPDDITKQALCRFFDVPLEFEPTVFEDVQRFLNHRRISLNQANREQAVIPKCDLVLHNHRGTAPGLYFKRHNTHFFFLPGVPGEVRHLMQKDVLALLAEFYRLKPITTRLLRTTGIPESRLIDKIGDLLEQYRQFRLAFLPRFRGVDLRFTLPQDAEQERKTFEEFVASVKNRLQKYIFTEEEKELEEALGEILKGKGLTLSVAESFTGGLLGDLITNVPGSSAYFLGGAVTYSNASKMQLLGVKQQTLQTFGAVSQETVLEMARGVQNLFKSDCAIATTGIAGPGGATAQKPVGLCYIAARFKDKERVKKFQFGADRIMNKQRGAIAGLELLRRLILNIE